DNA from Mustela nigripes isolate SB6536 chromosome 14, MUSNIG.SB6536, whole genome shotgun sequence:
TACAGGTTCATTGTTTTAGTTAAGCATAGAGAACAATTTGTCTGATCTAatagggatttgaacccaagtcttctgatttttaaatagctCAGCATATTGACTCCTGGCTAAAAGCTTATAAGATATAAAAGGTTagaccttggggtgcctgggtagcttagtcggttaagtatctgccttcagctgaagtcatcatctcagggtcctgggatcaagcccagcttcaggctctctgctcagcccgaagcctgcttcccccctctccctctgcctgcctctctgcctacttgtgctctctctctctatcaaataaataaatcttaaaaaaaaaaaggttgggccttttcttctttgttgatggacatcttaaattttatagtaagtcagtagcagttttattcataagtCAGAGTTATCCTTACTGTTCCTTGGAAGCTTTAGCTTGGGGTTCCAATactaatttattttgtcttttacccAGATGAAATTGATGTGATTAAAGATGAAGCATCTATAAAGGGTGTAGGTAATGGGGCTTTTctggttttccagttttctggGTCATTTTATGTAGCAGATCTTCCTAACAGCTAGATGACATTTCCATTGCCTCCTATTTCGGGAAGAAGAATGAAAACCATCTGTTCCCCATTTTTTGCCACCCTGACTCACTATGGGGAAGGAAGTTTTGCTGCTCTGCTTACTGGTAACAGAAGTATGTGGTCTGTGGCCTCTGTACGACTAAGGCTATTATCATAACCTTTCCTCTGAGCCCAGCTATATTCTGAAATTCTCAGGGCCCTTGATTATTTGCCTTAAACAATGATAATTAGAGCTTCACCTTGTTGCCCTTAATCCCATGTGTTGCTGCCTCATTAGTCCTTAAACATACACTGGAACCTGGGATCGTCCTGCTCAGGTGTTATTGCAGATCCATCCCATTAGgctcctctttttaattttctttaatatggCTAATCATTATTCCCTTTGAATTTGTTAGAATTAGATTATAGGTCTGTATCAGTAGTCTTTGTATATGAAGGGCAATATTTTCCAGTATAAATGGGGGTAgcttggggggtagggggaaCGACACAACAGTCTGTCTTCCTGAGTGTTCATGTGTCTCCAGTGTGATCATCAATGAAGGTTATGGGGATGACAAACCCTTAAAAACTGATTTAACCTTTCAGAGTAGATTTTCTATAGATAGGTTCTTTTAGTCATTTTGTAAACATGTTCTTAAAATCTTTCCTAAATTTAAATGGATAAAAGTAATAATACTTACGAGATTGAACTACACAATTATCTTACACATCTGCACTGATGTGTAAGATATTTGGTAAGTAAAACTCACTTTAGTAAGTAAATGCTAACAAATTCCTATTGAGTTGCAGCAGAAATCAAAATGAGGTAGGGATGCAGAATCATTATTTCAACATTGTGTTTTCTTATCCTTAACTGCCTTATCTTTATAGATCAACTCTTTAcctttctctgaaataataaGTAGAGGAGTAAAGCACCACAGATATACTCCAGAAGTTCTTACCCTTTTAGCTCTACGGGAAGAATTATTAATTAAGCCCTAGACTCTCCAGTGAGTCTTATGTATCTCTTATGCCCTTTCTCTTTCAGCCATGGTATCAGATGAGACGCTTTTATCCTGGTGATGTTAAGTGTATCAAGAACAGATATATTTCCTGGAGAACTGACTAAGAAAAGGGACTAGAACAAGAATGGAGTATGCATAAGGGCTCTATGAgtatggaagaaaaggaagggatatTTAAAATCCCTATCCAAAAGGATTTAGTATCACAGAGCAAGAGGCAGGAGCTCATTGTCAGGTTTAGTTGGACTCAAACCCCAATTGTTTCAGTGTGCTTGATAGAAATTATGGGccctagtgtgtgtgtgtgtacacttctgattgtggttttgtttattcttttgacagCATCAGGAATCAAGAGATCCGTGCCGTCTGAGGTGAGTTTGATACTGATACATATTTCTGAAACTTTAATTCTGGAATAGAAGGATACCTGTTTATGacatctttattttctccctACTTGAATCTTGGAAGCTAGATAGGATTTTTACATCTCTTTGGTAAACTAGAGATTAAACAGCTACTTTCGTTGTAGTTTATTATAGATAGTAATAATAGCTCGCATtgattgagcatttttttttaatgtatcaaagGTAGTGTACCGAAGagttaaataatttatctaagcatcctttattcttatttaatctGGTAAACACTCCTGTGAGCTAAGTACCATTGCTATCCATGTTTTATAGATAAATAGAGTGAGGATTAGAGGTTCTACaattggcccaaggtcacacaattaaTAAGTCTGGGATTAAAACCCCCATAGTTCATCACTAAAGCCTACTCTTTGGTTTTGCTGTTACTGCTTCCTGGTTGCATAGCTTCAGTGAATTTGAAGAACTTCTTACATCTCTTTGGTAAACTAGAGATTAAACAGCTACTTTCGTTGTAGTTTATTATAGATAGTAATAATAGCTCGCATtgattgagcattttttttttaatgtatcaaagGTAGTGTACCGAAGagttaaataatttatctaagcatcctttattcttatttaatctGGTAAACACTCCTGTGAGCTAAGTACCATTGCTATCCATGTTTTATAGATAAATAGAGTGAGGATTAGAGGTTCTACaattggcccaaggtcacacaattaaTAAGTCTGGGATTAAAACCCCCATAGTTCGTCACTAAAGCCTACTCTTTGGTTTTGCTGTTACTGCTTCCTGGTTGCATAGCTTCAGTGAatttgaagaacttcttttaaccaTACAGATGCTGTTAATTTCCTGAGTTTCTCTTTTCTGTGCAGAATATCTTCCATTTACTTAACTTTCTTCCTATTCAGTATTCCCCAAACCtcttatttcttccctctctcctgggtTTTGTGACTGGATTTCAGAGTGCAGACCCCCTTTGGCCTGAGATTTTAGGTTTTTCTCTTAGAACCTCTTCCAAGATCTTTGAAATGATATACTGAGGGTTTTCTGATAGTAAGGGCCTTAGAAAGAAGAGTAGACTTGAATATcaggccctaagatcatgacacCCTATTTACACTGGCTTTTTTGCCTCTGGCTTATTAACTTAATGAGTACTAACATCACGAAGAATACCTTTGCGTCTTTTGTGTTTCATCTTGATGTGGGAAATAGCCTTCTAAATTCTGCTGTACTGGTATTACTCCTTCCTTATTTTAGGGTCTATCCTGTGGGTGGAAAACAAAGCCATATCCTGTTCCCAGGAGTCTCTTCAAGGCACTGAGGGCTCCTATCTCAGAGGAGTTATCTTATTGCCTCAGCTTTTTAATTCCTAAGCTTGCAGTACTTGCATTTGTGAGTGGCTAGATCATTTTTACTGGTGAATGCACTTTGAGCAGGTAGTTTCATGTCAGGTTGAAAGTTACAGGGGTAGAGGTTTCTGAAAGAAAGCTGGTGAAAAAAGATGGAGGTCTGTGGAACTACGTTTAACCTGCCTTTTGTGAACTAaggtttgttctttttcctggAGCAGCTGTTTCATAGTTCTCTTGTCTCTACTTTTCCTTAATGTCACTCATTTTTTTATgtctccccccttttttttctctaggATCAAAAGTGAAATATGTGTCCCTTGGAATTTTCTGTGTCCTTTTAGCCAGTTAATTCATTTGGAAACAATACTAAAACTGTGTGGGTCTTGTGaagattttacaaaatatttgtaaCGTAGAATGGGTGGGTTGAGTGTTCAGTTTGTTTTAATGTATCACAGTAGCTATATGGTGTTATTAAATGGGGATCATATGCtaattttgattcttctttttccagGTTCCTTATGCCTCTGGCATGCCCATCAAGAAAATAGGCCACCGAGGTGTTGATTCCTCAGGAGAGACGACGTATAAAAAGGTGTGTCTGGGTGGAACACTCATTTTAGTCCAGGAAGGGATAGTTCTGTCCCGTTGGTTTTATTCTCCACATTTTGTCTCATTTCTTGATGTCCTAAGCCTTTGCACAAGAGCTATCATACAACTTGGACTTTAGAGTTTGCTTTCAGTTCTGGACCACTTTGGGAGGTGCTCAGGCTTCCCAAGGACAGTGTTCAACCTTTCCCTTGAGTGTTTATACCTTGTTTGATACAGTGTATGTAGATATCTTGGAGTTCCTGGAGTTCTGGCCCATGTAAATTTTTCTTGTGGGTGTTCTCTGTCTTTATTGCATTGTCAGGTACCTGACCAGCTCTGGGAATGGGCTTGAGGCCCTTGTCAATCCAGCAGTTACTTATTGAGCTCTACTTATGTGCTGAACATTGAGACAAAAAGATGAGTTTCTAGGCTAATTCAAAatctagttatatatatatatgtatgtgtatgtgtgtgtgtatatgtataaaatttggGGGGCAGAGGGTAATCTCTAacaggacacctggctggcttagtcagtagagcatgcagttcttgatctcaaggtcatgaatttgagccccacattgggcatggagcctacttaaagtaaattaatttctgaccctaacatggggctcaaactcatgaccctgagatccaagagtcacatgctttttactgactgagccaggcaggtaccACTCTAGTTAACATTTTAGTGCCTAATGAAGACTAAGTAGAAATACAAGTAATTTAATACTTGGTAAGAGTCGGGGATAAGGGAAATCATTTAGAACAAAactgtccagtagaactttctacGGTGATTGAAATGTGCTATAATCTGTGTCCTCCAGTAGTAGCCACTAGTCATACTTGAATGTGGCTGGTAAGACTGAAAAGGcagattttcagtttttattttaatgaacttAAGTAGCTGTCTCTGGCCAGTGGTAAGTGTTTGGATCTAGATGATTTGATATTTTCCCATGGGATTGTAAGAGTGAGGTTCTTGAATTCATTGCTTTTGACTATAGTGCGATCATTTTAAATCTAAACACTTCTTTCAGAAATAATTAGAGTCTTTCAGGCTTTCTCTTCAATTAGGAACTTTTTTTTGCCAGCCTGTCATCCTTGGGACATGAGTCAGGCTCTGCCTTAAAGGACTGAAGCTTCTGTAGCCAGGTAGTCCATCGGAATATCAGTCCGTATTTTAGTTACAGTCTATATTTCATGAATAAAATGTTTGGAGAGCCCCAGACATTCTGCACACAGGAATCTTTGAAgtgagatttaaaatttttctctcagTACAACATATCTTCCAAATGTTGATGTGGCTTGTGGCTTCCAGCTATAAATTTGGAGAAGTAGGAACACCTTGCCTAGCTCAGGCTGACTCAGTCCTGCCTTTGCTACTGTGTATTTTCATATCCTTGCAACCTTTAGCAGGCTTAACTGCCATGTAAAGCAAGAGGATGGAGGAATTGGACTGCCACCGCTTAGTCTGAAGTACCAGAAGTGCTATTTGCTTTTGAGTGCTTCTTCTGGCTCTTCTCTCCTGAGTTTTTATTGTTCTGATCAGATTTAATACTAGAAACTTccctattttctcttctgtttctcagaCAACCTCATCTGCCTTGAAAGGTGCCATCCAGTTAGGCATTACTCACACTGTGGGAAGCCTGAGTACCAAACCAGAGCGTGATGTCCTCATGCAAGACTTCTATGTTGTGGAGAGTATCTTCTTCCCCAGGTACAAAGTTTAATGTTCAGGGGAATGTCCTGGGAAGTGTGGCTTTTTCATATCAACCTCAGGCCAGTTTTGGGGGTTCAGGTCTAATTTAGGCATGTGCCCAATGTCCAGTCCTTaacttgatcttggggtgatAAAGGAATAGGAATAGAGATTTTAGAGAGCAGATGGTGTCCTTTGAATGCTTCCATAAGCCTCCGGCCTGTGGTGTGAGCCCTAAAAAGCAATTCAGTGCACTGGGTACGGGCAGTCTGACTCCCTGTGCCATGTCTTAATCCCCATGTTGTGGCTTTGTCCCACTAAGTAACGACTCATCTAAtccctctctttctatcaaaAGGGGTATATTGGCCTGCTTCTGGGTTACTTTGAGTGTCTGCCCAGGGTGGACTTCCCGGGTGACAGGGACTGGTAAattacagctttttcttttttaaccctaCAGTGAAGGGAGCAACTTGACCCCTGCTCATCACTACAATGACTTTCGGTTCAAGACCTATGCACCTGTTGCCTTCCGTTACTTTCGGGAGTTATTTGGTATCCGGCCTGATGATTACTTGGTAAGCCCTCGTTCCCAGGACTCTATGACTCCAGTATCAGAGGCCTCCTCCTAAAGGAAGACCCTTTCTCCAGTCTTGCTCTAATATACCTTTAGAACAGAATTGCATCTGTACTTAATTTCTGGTCGGACAGGCCCTGGTATTTCTGAACTTACTTTCTTCTTCCTGGGCCCCAGTACTCTCTTTGCAGTGAGCCGCTGATTGAACTCTGCAACTCTGGAGCTAGTGGTTCCCTCTTCTATGTGTCCAGCGATGATGAATTCATTATTAAAACGGTTCAGCATAAAGAAGCGGAGTTTCTGCAGAAGCTGCTTCCAGGATACTACATGGTGAGGGAAGAGGAGCACTGGCCACCTCTGCTGCCCATTCCACTCCTAGACAAGGCTGGGGGGCTCTCttgggacacctgcgtggctcagtcagttaagcatctgccttatgctcgggtcatggtccaaaggtcctgggatcaagccctgtgtaaggttttctgctcagcgaggagcctgcttctccctctccctgccccctgcttgtgctctctctcaaataagtaaataaaatctttaaaaaaggcttGGAGACTCTCTTAATAAGGGCAACACAAAGTCAGCATTTCTGTCTTAAAAGATGTAGTTTGTTTTGGGGCTTTTTGCCCCATCTCTTTTGCCTCTCTGGGGCTAAAGggttttttatgtcttttttttttttttttttttttaagattttttttatttatttatttatttatttataaaagattttatttatttgagggagataacgagagagaaagagcacacaagtaggagcagtggcagaaggagagggagaagcacactccctgaagagccccacgtagggctccatcctaggaccctgggatcatgacctgagctgaaggcaggcacttaaatgactgagccactcggggaCCCCATCTGTcttattttaagtgttatttGACTTAGACCATCCTACCCAGAGTTGAAATTCAgtgataattttgttttctgttcttaatCCACCTGCTACACTAGGGAATGAAGTTACTTCTACTCCATCTTAACTCTGAGTGACTGCTCTCAGAGCTTCTGGAGAAGTTAGTTTTGCTTTGCATCACAGCCACAAGAATATACTATACCAAGGGCTTAGAGTTAAGACTTTTTCAACATGATCTTTTCTTAAGCCTCTCTAAAAGAATACCCATCATATATTAAGTATCCTGACTGATTACTGTATTGGACAGTCTGTGGCTccattagttaagcatctgccttcgacttaaGTCATAATCTTTTCATCCTTGGTGGCGATCCAATCACTGAGGTAGTTGAATTAGGAAATTGTAAACAAATTTGATGTGGGCTTATGGACAGATAGATTGTACCTGAATCCCATATAGCAGACAAAGGAAAGAGAGTGGCAACTTTTACCCTTGAGTTTCACTGAAAATCGTCTGACTTGTTCTCctgcttctttttacttttgtgctCTCAGAACCTCAACCAGAATCCTCGCACTTTGCTGCCTAAATTCTATGGACTGTACTGTGTGCAGGCAGGTGGTAAGAACATTCGAATTGTGGTGATGAACAATCTCTTACCACGGTCGGTCAAGATGCACATGAAATATGACCTCAAGGGCTCAACCTACAAACGGCGGGCTTCCCAAAAAGAGCGAGAGAAGCCTCTCCCCACCTTTAAAGACCTGGACTTCTTACAAGATATTCCAGATGGTCTTTTTTTGGATGCTGACATGTACAGTGCTCTGTGTAAGACCCTACAGCGTGACTGTTTGGTGAGTTTATTATATTTCCTTCCCTGTCAAATACCAGAAATCTCAGCCACTAAAACAGCTTATTGTTCTTAAGGTTCAAATCAGTGCAAGATGGGACTCAGTTCCTTAGCTCCATATGTCCCAGacttcatttaaaataacttttgcaTTAAGTTATTGCTGAGCCTTTACATTTTTGTGTTCTGTTATCCTCCCCGACCTGGCTTCATTTTCTTTACCTCTCCTAGGCCTCATAATCCTACAGTCTCCTTATTTTCATACCAGTACCATCATTCCTCAGATCTTGGTCCTGCCTGCCAGATTCAGATTTATGTCTTGGAACCTGAGTGCTGCTGAAGGAAATCACACACCTGTGTCTATTCCACCAGCATCTCTACAGGTTGATGCTATCTGGCCTATTGTTCACCACTCCACCTCCTGTTCCTCTCAGCACAGATGTCACATGATTGCAGCCTACAAACCATTTTCTGACTGCTATCCCCCAGCCTTGTTTCTAAGCAGACTACCCCTCTATTGTATTACATACTATCCATTTGTCCTGCCCCCATCTCCAGTTTATAAACATGTCTACGCTTACCCATCTTTAATCTCCTTTCTGCCCAATGTGATGGCTTCTTACAGGTCACTTTTTCAGAACTGTTTCTTTAGGGTTCTGTTTCATGTcttgcttcctttcccttccctggctTCAGCCTCTATCAGCTGTTTTCTTTCTGGATGTAAGCCAACTTTTATCTCTTCCATCTTAAGGTtaggaggatttttttctttcttctactactttttttttttttttaaagatttttatttatttgtcagagagatcacaagtaggcagagaggcaggtggaggggggaagcaggttccctgctgagcagagagcctgatgtggggctcaatcccaggatcatgacctgagctgaatgcagaggcttaacccactgagccaccaggtgccctgagaacagAAACTCTTGAGTATCTTTGTATCCCTGTGAACAGGCACAATGCCTGCATGTGGTAGGGCTTCAGGAAATACTGACCTGACTCAAAGCTGGTCATATAAAGTCCTGCAACAGATTCACTCCATCATGAAATGTACTTTGACCAGACTGtccttgtggatttttttttttttaaagattttatttatttatttgacagagatcacaagtaggcagaaaggcaggcagagaaggggaagcaggctccccgctgagcagagagcccgatgcggggctcgatcccaggaccctgggatcatgacctgagccgaaggtagaggcttctaacccactgagctacccaggcgtccctacttgtggattcttttttttttttttttaaagattttatttatttatttgacagagagaaaccacaagtagtcggagaggcaggcagagagagagagagggaagcaggctccctgctgagcagagagcccgatgcgggactcgatcccaggaccctgagatcatgacctgagccgaaggcagcggcttaacccactgagccacccaggcgccccctacttgTGGATTCTTAACAGCACAAATATGTATTCCACATTCTCTTGAATACAGGGCTCTTTTCACAAAGAGATACAAGGAAGGAACAAGCAAAGAGGGTGTTGTGGGCTAGGCAGTGGCCTAATATATATTTACTCAAATAGAAGAAAGCTGAGGGGATAGAAATAATGAGTGACTAGAGGAGGTTAATCTGTTCTTCCCCAGGGAGTAGGAGGAGCAAAGGATAAGCCTATAGTTAACCCTGAAAGTCAAGAATAATtgaatcttggggcacctggctggctcagttgggggaACGCGCACCTCTTGatcttgtggttttgagtttgagccccatgttgggtgttgaaattacttgaaaataaaatctttaggggcccttgggtggcacagtcagttgagtatccagctcttggttttggctctgcccctctccctccccctccctgtgtgcctctctctcactctgtctctctgtatctctgaaatcttgaaaaaaaataatatcttaaaaagaaaaaaaatgagggcacctgggtggctcagttggttaagcgactgcctttggttcaggccatgaacCCGGAGTCCCAAGATCTAGTCCCACATCtcactccttgctcagtggggagtctgctcctccctctgacccctccctgtcttatgctctctcttcctctccctctctttctcaaataaataaaatctttctaaaaagtttaaaaaaaaaaaaaaaaagatggggcgcctgagtggctcagtgggttaaagcctctgccttcggctcgggtcatgataccagggttctgggatcgagccccacatcgggctctctgctcaggggggacctgcttcctcctctttctctgcctgcctctctgtctactgtgatctctgtcaaataaataaataaagtatttggggggaaaaaaagattaaaaataaataaataaaagaataattgaatCAGGAAAGCTGTGAGAtcctaaaaaaaatcttcatacttCTCAAGGCtcagaatgtgttttttttccccttcctttagGTGCTGCAGAGCTTTAAGATAATGGACTATAGCCTCTTGATGTCAATCCATAACATAGATCATGCACAAAGAGAGCCCTTAGGCAGTGAAGTGCAATCCTCAGCTGACACTCGCAGACCAGCCCCCCAAAAGGCTCTCTATTCCACGGCTATGGAATCTATCCAGGGCGAGGCTCGGCGAGGTGGCACCATGGAGACTGATGACCAGTGAGTGGGCTTAGGGGCAACAGGGTGGAGAACATAGAgtcatggtatttttttcttgaagaaaggATGCAGCTCCTGGAATAAGAATAACCCCGACTCAGCATTTAAGCTGATAGCATTAACACTTACAAAACTGTAGAACTTAAgaatgtaaaaggaaaagaagaggtcTTAAGTTGGGGATCTGTAGTACATCTGGGAAGGAGAGCTATTTAAAGTTAAAACACCTTTCAAGAAGAATATACTCAGAGCCTTAGACACACGTCAGCCTATTCTATTAGAACTTCACCAGAAGTAATTTACTATAGGCCGCTTTATGGAAGGCGCCTTTCTCACCATGATGGATCTATCTATCAAGGAAGTATATTTACTGAAGCATCAGAAATGTCTTGtaagtggttttattttgttttgttttgttttaatatttcatttatttatttgtcagggagagagagagagagagagcacacaagcaggcagagaagagaggctggcagaggcagagagaggcagagagagaagcaggctccctgccgagcaaggagctctatcccaggactctgggatcatgacctgaatggaaggcagtgacttaacccactgagccacccaggcatcccagtggttttatttttaacgtATCCTTTACTGAACCTCAAGAAGAGTGTCCTAGTAGTGTGAGTTAAAATATCAAAGTACTGAGGAAGTGCAGAGTTACCTGAGCGTTTTCAGTGTTGCTGAGTAGGGGTGACTTTAGATTCTCTTTGGTAGAATTGGGGTCGGAGAGCAGACGAGTGAGACTTAGAGAGAAAGAGGTTATAATTCATACTCCAGAGTGGCTCTTGGGGTTGGAGGAAGGTTTTCACTCTTCCCCAGCTTATGAAAGATGGGGCAGTTATGTTTAGGTCTCAGTTCCCTATCCTGATCTGACTCGAGGTGAGGAGAAGCCATCATGTGCCAGGCCAGGggttttcttactgttttcttcttgtcttctgGAACAGTATGGGTGGCATCCCTGCCCGCAACAGTAAAGGGGAAAGGCTGCTGCTTTATATTGGGATCATTGACATTCTCCAGTCTTACAGGTGAGGAGCATATGGATCCCAAATGAGGGGACAGAGTGTTTGCAGATAACCATTCACATTTCTCCTTTAGCTGGGTTTGTCACTAAATTCTTCCTGAAACAGGAACACAGTGGGTTGGATTCTAGTGGCTTACCTCCTTGGGTTTCAGATGGTagtttatttccttgattttgcCTGTCTCCCTGGCTTCGTTACCCTGCCACCATCCAAAACATAACATATACCTCTGTGGAGAACTGAGTCAGTCCTCAGAAGCACCGGGGTAGAACACACCATCTGTCTGGCTCTTTGTGAAAAACTTGTGAGATGAATCATACTCCACATTGGGGTACTGCTGGAAACATGTTCCTCTTTTCCTTGGAGGAAAAACCAGAGGATCACTGTGTCCTGTGCTATTAACCTATGGAACTGAGGCAGTGAAGTGACAAGGAGAATTTGGAAATGCTAGGTCCCAGTGTTACCCCTTTaaacaggtttttatttattattatttttttaatttatttatttgacagacagagatcacaagtaagcagagaggcaggcagagagagagaggagggagcaggctccccgctgagcagagagcccgatgcggggctcgatcccaggaccctgggatcatgacctgagccgaaggcagaggctttaacccactgagccacccaggcgtccctttaaaCAGGTTTCAACTACTAGTGAAGACTGGACAGACCTTGGTTTACTATTTCACAGTATTATCATCCGGTTTTAACTCATGTCTTCCAGGCATGCTCATCTGTCCCTTCACTGTTCCTTTTGTGACAAATGTTCTTATCCCTGACTTGCCAGGGACATACTAAGTTCCCTTTTTCAATAGGGGAGGTAATGAACTTCCTTAGAAACAGCTTTGATCGCTGTCCTGAACAAGTACTACTGTGTCTGTTCTTTGGAAAGCATGTGTAATAGAGGGAGtgctttctcagcttcttttaacttcataaaagagaaaactgtcattcatttaaaaacttgGTGACTGTGCGATACACATTTTTCTTGGCAGGTTTGTTAAGAAGTTGGAGCACTCTTGGAAAGCCCTGGTACACGATGGGGTGAGTAACAGTTTGCTAGTGGCTCTCCTCCTGGCTCCTTCAGTTGTGATTGACGCCCTcgatttcttctttcttacttcATTTGTGGGTTCTGCCCTTCTGTTAGGGTTTCAGCCTAGAGGAAAATAGCCCTTGGACTAAATAGC
Protein-coding regions in this window:
- the PIP5K1A gene encoding phosphatidylinositol 4-phosphate 5-kinase type-1 alpha isoform X4, with product MASSSSGPSAAGVSALDPAVSSGASSSASGIKRSVPSEVPYASGMPIKKIGHRGVDSSGETTYKKTTSSALKGAIQLGITHTVGSLSTKPERDVLMQDFYVVESIFFPSEGSNLTPAHHYNDFRFKTYAPVAFRYFRELFGIRPDDYLYSLCSEPLIELCNSGASGSLFYVSSDDEFIIKTVQHKEAEFLQKLLPGYYMNLNQNPRTLLPKFYGLYCVQAGGKNIRIVVMNNLLPRSVKMHMKYDLKGSTYKRRASQKEREKPLPTFKDLDFLQDIPDGLFLDADMYSALCKTLQRDCLVLQSFKIMDYSLLMSIHNIDHAQREPLGSEVQSSADTRRPAPQKALYSTAMESIQGEARRGGTMETDDHMGGIPARNSKGERLLLYIGIIDILQSYRFVKKLEHSWKALVHDGDTVSVHRPGFYAERFQRFMCNTVFKKIPRVHFGRPDVLPQTPPLEKISEVSTLPDPYFSPVVGETLQMQTTSSALLEKPEVAESEFTH